The proteins below are encoded in one region of Metabacillus dongyingensis:
- the radC gene encoding RadC family protein, which produces MEVLKIHDFPEEDRPRERLIHDGPGSLANHELLAILLRTGSKKESVLQLSNRLLNHFEGLRFLKEASAAELTSISGIGEAKAVQILASLELGRRINRLTYEDRYVIKSPQDGANYVMEEMRFLSQEHFVCLYLNTKNQVLHKQTVFIGSLNASIVHPREVYKEALKRSAASIICIHNHPSGDPTPSREDIEVTKRLTECGKMLGIELLDHLIIGEQKYVSLKEKGYL; this is translated from the coding sequence TTGGAAGTCTTAAAAATCCATGATTTCCCTGAAGAAGACAGGCCGCGTGAAAGATTAATTCATGACGGTCCTGGAAGTCTTGCAAATCACGAGCTGCTTGCTATATTGCTTAGAACAGGTTCAAAAAAGGAATCTGTTCTCCAGCTTTCAAACAGGCTGCTCAATCATTTTGAAGGATTAAGGTTTCTTAAAGAAGCATCTGCTGCGGAACTGACAAGCATCTCTGGAATCGGGGAAGCGAAGGCCGTGCAGATCCTCGCTTCACTTGAGCTGGGCAGAAGAATTAACCGCCTCACATACGAAGACAGATATGTCATCAAGTCTCCTCAAGACGGTGCGAATTATGTAATGGAAGAAATGCGCTTTTTATCACAGGAGCATTTCGTTTGCCTCTATTTAAATACGAAAAACCAAGTGCTTCATAAACAAACTGTTTTTATCGGCAGCCTCAATGCCTCAATTGTCCATCCCCGCGAAGTGTACAAAGAAGCTTTGAAACGATCGGCCGCTTCAATTATTTGCATCCATAATCACCCCTCGGGAGACCCGACTCCAAGCCGTGAAGACATTGAAGTTACAAAAAGATTAACAGAGTGTGGTAAAATGTTGGGGATAGAGCTTTTGGACCATCTTATTATCGGTGAGCAAAAATATGTGAGTTTAAAAGAAAAAGGATATTTGTAA
- a CDS encoding prepilin peptidase — protein MANIFLFFYGLLLGSFFNVVGIRVPNKESIAAPRSACPGCHHTLTAGELIPVISYLLQGGKCRKCRMRISPLYPFVELKTAILFAISPLLAGWSKELVIALTLISLFMIIFVSDMKYMIIPDKVLLFFAGLFVIERIFIPLTPWWNPLIGAVAGFILLYGIAILSKGKGMGGGDIKLFAVLGLAIGWKLVLLSFFLSCVVGSIIGVLAIMTGKVKRKQPIPFGPSIMVGTIAAYFYGQELLQWYFKIIGY, from the coding sequence ATGGCTAATATTTTTTTATTCTTCTACGGTCTCCTACTAGGGTCCTTCTTCAACGTAGTCGGTATCCGTGTACCAAATAAAGAATCCATTGCTGCGCCCCGTTCAGCTTGTCCGGGGTGTCATCATACTTTAACAGCAGGTGAGCTTATTCCTGTTATTTCTTATCTTTTACAGGGCGGAAAATGCCGGAAGTGCAGGATGCGGATATCTCCGCTTTATCCGTTTGTGGAGCTGAAGACGGCAATTCTTTTTGCGATATCACCTCTGCTGGCGGGATGGTCAAAAGAATTGGTTATTGCATTAACTCTGATCTCTCTGTTCATGATAATTTTCGTTTCGGATATGAAATATATGATTATTCCAGATAAAGTTCTTTTGTTTTTTGCCGGGTTGTTTGTTATAGAGAGGATCTTCATTCCGCTGACACCATGGTGGAATCCGCTGATTGGCGCTGTTGCCGGTTTCATTTTGCTTTATGGAATCGCCATATTGAGTAAAGGGAAGGGTATGGGCGGAGGAGATATTAAACTGTTTGCAGTACTTGGTCTTGCAATCGGCTGGAAGCTCGTTCTGCTATCCTTCTTTTTATCTTGTGTTGTTGGTTCCATCATTGGAGTACTTGCGATTATGACGGGTAAAGTGAAGCGTAAGCAGCCGATTCCTTTTGGTCCGTCAATTATGGTTGGAACCATCGCAGCTTATTTTTACGGGCAAGAGCTGCTTCAGTGGTATTTCAAAATAATCGGTTATTAG
- the mreD gene encoding rod shape-determining protein MreD, producing the protein MNRILLPLLILFIFISESTFVVLIELPFTNDNQVIIPRFVMLAIVYITAYYSQKSGLIYGMVFGLLHDIVYTEILGIYLFAYPLFAYLISKALKALQGNMLVVLFLSLLAVTLLEFYSYGIQMLIGYSNLSFYDFTNLRLLPTLAANSVGAIVLIYPMSRFISKVKMDYLDD; encoded by the coding sequence ATGAATCGTATTCTCCTTCCTCTTTTAATCTTATTTATTTTCATTTCCGAAAGCACCTTTGTTGTTTTGATTGAGCTTCCATTCACAAATGACAACCAAGTCATTATCCCGCGCTTTGTCATGCTCGCGATTGTTTATATTACGGCATATTACAGTCAAAAATCAGGGCTGATTTACGGCATGGTTTTTGGACTGCTGCATGACATTGTATACACAGAAATACTTGGCATTTATTTATTTGCCTATCCATTGTTCGCTTATTTAATTTCAAAAGCTTTAAAAGCACTGCAGGGAAATATGCTCGTTGTGCTTTTCTTGTCGTTGCTTGCTGTTACACTTTTGGAATTCTACTCGTATGGCATTCAAATGCTGATCGGCTACTCCAATCTGTCATTCTATGATTTTACTAATTTGAGACTTTTGCCTACACTTGCTGCTAATTCTGTCGGGGCAATCGTCCTGATTTACCCAATGAGCCGCTTTATATCGAAAGTAAAAATGGATTATCTGGATGATTAG
- the mreC gene encoding rod shape-determining protein MreC, which yields MPQFFLNKRLILLLVSIIFLVALIGYSLKEDRQLTWPEQFVKDSTGLFQTVFHKPAQYVAGFFENVGDLKNTYEENKLLKSKIDEHMKIETELQELKRDNEKLRAEIGAEESLREYNPIVATLIARNPDPGRWFDLITIDKGSQHGIQKDMAVITDKGLIGKIKNTSKFNSTVQLLSSPDRKNRIAAEIQGKDGQPNIFGLIEGYDEKKKALLLKKIESDVKIEKGQKVVTSGSSGIFPEGLVIGEVMEVEPDSYGLSQMAYIKPEADLYNIDRVFVTERVKETIDIDNMDPEEEEE from the coding sequence ATGCCACAGTTTTTCTTGAATAAACGTCTTATATTGTTGCTGGTTAGTATCATCTTTTTAGTGGCATTGATTGGGTATTCTTTAAAAGAAGACAGACAGCTAACATGGCCAGAACAATTTGTTAAAGATTCAACAGGATTATTCCAAACTGTATTTCATAAGCCCGCACAATATGTAGCGGGCTTCTTTGAGAATGTCGGCGATTTGAAAAATACATATGAAGAAAATAAATTGCTTAAAAGCAAAATTGACGAGCATATGAAAATCGAGACCGAGCTTCAGGAGCTGAAACGAGATAACGAAAAGCTTCGGGCTGAAATCGGTGCCGAAGAATCACTTAGAGAATACAATCCAATCGTTGCCACTTTGATTGCACGAAATCCAGATCCGGGCCGCTGGTTTGACCTGATTACCATTGATAAGGGATCACAGCACGGCATTCAGAAGGATATGGCCGTAATCACGGATAAAGGATTAATCGGAAAAATAAAAAATACATCAAAATTCAATTCAACTGTTCAGCTATTAAGCTCTCCGGACCGCAAAAACCGGATTGCAGCTGAAATACAGGGCAAGGACGGGCAGCCAAATATTTTCGGATTGATCGAAGGATATGATGAGAAGAAAAAAGCGCTGCTGCTCAAAAAAATTGAATCGGATGTTAAAATCGAAAAAGGGCAGAAGGTAGTCACGTCAGGGAGCAGCGGAATATTCCCTGAAGGTCTTGTTATTGGTGAAGTAATGGAGGTAGAGCCGGATTCCTACGGACTTTCACAAATGGCCTATATCAAACCTGAAGCTGATCTTTATAATATTGACCGTGTTTTTGTAACAGAACGCGTGAAAGAAACGATTGATATCGATAATATGGATCCAGAGGAGGAGGAAGAATAA
- a CDS encoding M23 family metallopeptidase: MGNRADDLRRRMAKRKRDRSLGAERMEPQKQLPNLSFTDDEEKYGGSAYHTYDPGGEGGGSHPLFKPDVFMFKLLIGACLVLAAAIVFKNDSPPFEKVQSVVTSTFEEDFQFAMISKWYGDQFGDPLALIKTSDQAPKPEDTEFTAPASGKVLETFKDNGQGVMVETSSNLVEAMNEGIVVEIGKKEGSGLTVVVQHDDSTESWYGNLEEVKVSLYDFVESGKEIGKIKAAEDQKGTYYFAIKKGDQFIDPIQVISFD, from the coding sequence ATGGGGAATCGAGCGGATGATTTGCGCAGGAGAATGGCAAAAAGAAAACGGGACCGCAGTTTAGGAGCTGAGAGGATGGAACCTCAAAAACAGCTGCCCAATCTGTCATTCACAGATGATGAAGAAAAATATGGAGGCTCCGCTTATCACACATATGATCCGGGGGGAGAAGGAGGCGGCTCCCATCCATTATTTAAACCGGATGTGTTTATGTTTAAACTGCTGATTGGAGCATGTTTAGTTCTCGCGGCCGCGATTGTTTTTAAGAATGATTCGCCGCCTTTTGAAAAGGTTCAGAGTGTGGTCACTAGCACATTTGAAGAGGATTTTCAGTTTGCGATGATTTCAAAGTGGTACGGAGATCAGTTTGGAGACCCGCTGGCCCTGATAAAAACTTCCGATCAGGCTCCTAAGCCTGAAGATACCGAATTTACGGCTCCGGCTTCAGGAAAAGTGCTTGAGACGTTTAAAGATAATGGCCAGGGTGTAATGGTTGAGACGAGCAGCAATCTTGTTGAAGCAATGAATGAAGGAATTGTGGTTGAGATTGGGAAGAAAGAGGGATCTGGCTTGACGGTGGTTGTACAGCACGATGATTCAACTGAGAGCTGGTACGGCAACCTTGAAGAAGTGAAGGTGTCACTTTATGATTTTGTAGAAAGCGGAAAAGAAATCGGCAAAATCAAAGCGGCAGAAGATCAAAAAGGGACGTATTATTTCGCTATTAAAAAGGGTGATCAATTTATCGACCCAATTCAGGTGATATCCTTTGACTAA
- the minD gene encoding septum site-determining protein MinD encodes MGEAIVITSGKGGVGKTTTSANLGTSLAILGKRVCLIDTDIGLRNLDVVMGLENRIIYDLVDVVDGRCKIHQALVKDKRFEDRLYLLPAAQTSDKSAVNPEQMKKLVEELKQDYDYIVIDCPAGIEQGFKNAIAGADKAIVVTTPEISAVRDADRIIGLLEKEEAIEPPKLVINRIRNHLVKNGDMLDVDEIVTHLSIDLIGIVADDDDVIKASNNGEPIAMDSNNRASIAYRNIARRILGESIPLQSLEDANPGVITKIKRFFGVRV; translated from the coding sequence GTGGGTGAGGCTATCGTTATTACCTCTGGCAAAGGCGGAGTTGGAAAGACAACAACTTCTGCTAATTTAGGAACATCTTTAGCGATTTTAGGAAAACGGGTATGTCTCATTGATACAGACATCGGCCTGCGCAACCTCGATGTTGTAATGGGGCTTGAAAACCGCATCATTTACGATTTGGTGGATGTTGTTGATGGCCGATGTAAAATTCATCAGGCGCTTGTAAAAGATAAACGTTTTGAAGACAGGCTTTATTTGCTCCCTGCTGCGCAGACGAGCGATAAATCAGCTGTTAATCCTGAGCAGATGAAAAAGCTGGTGGAGGAGCTGAAACAGGACTATGACTATATTGTAATTGATTGTCCTGCCGGCATCGAGCAAGGCTTTAAAAACGCTATTGCAGGAGCTGACAAGGCCATCGTCGTGACGACTCCTGAAATATCAGCCGTACGCGATGCAGACCGCATTATCGGCCTGCTTGAAAAAGAAGAGGCCATTGAGCCTCCGAAGCTAGTTATCAATCGAATCCGCAATCATTTAGTGAAAAATGGGGATATGCTGGATGTGGATGAAATTGTTACGCACCTATCAATTGATTTAATCGGAATTGTAGCAGATGATGACGATGTCATTAAAGCTTCAAATAACGGTGAGCCGATCGCCATGGATTCAAACAACCGCGCATCCATTGCATACCGGAACATTGCCCGCCGCATCCTTGGCGAATCGATTCCTCTGCAATCATTAGAAGATGCTAATCCAGGTGTTATTACAAAAATTAAACGCTTTTTCGGCGTTAGAGTATAA
- a CDS encoding rod shape-determining protein, which yields MFGIGTRDLGIDLGTANTLVFVKGKGIVVREPSVVAMQTDTKSIVAVGNDAKNMIGRTPGNVVALRPMKDGVIADYETTASMMKYYIKQATKGKGVFSSKPYVMVCVPSGITAVEERAVIDATRQAGARDAYTIEEPFAAAIGANLPVWEPTGSMVVDIGGGTTEVAIISLGGIVTSQSIRVAGDEMDDAIVNYIRKTYNLMIGDRTSESIKMEIGSAGSAEGVDNMDIRGRDLLTGLPKTIEITAKEIAEALRDTVNSIVDSVKNTLEKTPPELAADIMDRGIVLTGGGALLRNIDKVISEETNMPVLIAENPLDCVAIGTGKALEHIHLFKTKARDSR from the coding sequence ATGTTTGGAATTGGGACAAGAGACCTTGGTATAGATTTGGGTACAGCAAATACCCTTGTTTTCGTTAAAGGAAAAGGAATTGTGGTTCGCGAGCCTTCGGTTGTAGCGATGCAGACAGACACTAAGTCTATCGTAGCCGTAGGAAATGACGCAAAAAATATGATTGGACGCACACCTGGAAATGTTGTAGCGCTCCGCCCGATGAAAGATGGCGTAATTGCCGATTATGAAACAACTGCATCAATGATGAAGTATTACATAAAACAAGCAACAAAAGGTAAAGGTGTTTTCTCCAGTAAGCCATATGTTATGGTCTGTGTTCCTTCCGGCATTACAGCAGTAGAAGAGCGTGCAGTCATTGATGCGACAAGACAAGCAGGCGCACGCGATGCTTATACGATTGAAGAGCCGTTTGCAGCTGCAATCGGTGCGAATCTTCCTGTCTGGGAACCAACTGGAAGCATGGTAGTTGATATTGGCGGAGGTACGACAGAAGTGGCCATTATTTCTCTTGGAGGAATTGTTACGTCTCAATCCATCCGCGTTGCCGGTGACGAAATGGACGATGCCATTGTCAACTATATCCGCAAAACATATAACTTAATGATTGGCGACCGTACTTCAGAATCTATTAAAATGGAAATTGGTTCTGCAGGATCAGCTGAAGGTGTCGATAATATGGACATTCGCGGCCGTGATTTACTCACAGGCCTTCCAAAGACAATTGAAATTACGGCTAAGGAAATTGCAGAAGCTTTGCGCGATACGGTCAACTCGATTGTTGATTCTGTTAAAAACACACTTGAAAAAACACCGCCTGAGCTTGCGGCTGATATTATGGACCGCGGCATCGTTCTTACTGGGGGCGGAGCTTTGCTTCGCAACATTGATAAAGTGATCAGCGAAGAAACAAACATGCCTGTTTTAATTGCAGAAAACCCGCTTGATTGTGTTGCAATCGGTACAGGGAAAGCTCTTGAGCATATTCATTTGTTCAAAACAAAAGCAAGAGACAGCCGCTAA
- a CDS encoding Maf family protein, which produces MQQHLILASGSPRRKELLENVHVPFEVVISDVEEVVDPLLAPPDIVMSLAEQKAAAVAERFTESFVLGADTVVVYKDEILGKPANTEEAKQMLAKLSGNTHQVLTGVAILFQEEKIVFYEQTDVTFWPISEEEIEDYIDTEEPMDKAGSYGIQELGSLFVKEIKGDYFSVVGLPVARTIRELKKAGFSLK; this is translated from the coding sequence ATGCAGCAGCACCTTATTTTGGCATCAGGTTCTCCGCGCAGAAAAGAACTGCTTGAGAATGTACATGTGCCTTTTGAAGTTGTAATCAGTGATGTAGAAGAAGTTGTGGATCCATTGCTCGCGCCTCCTGATATTGTGATGTCGCTTGCAGAGCAAAAAGCTGCAGCAGTAGCGGAGCGTTTCACTGAATCGTTTGTGCTTGGAGCAGACACAGTTGTTGTCTATAAGGATGAAATTTTAGGCAAGCCGGCCAATACAGAAGAAGCAAAGCAGATGCTTGCTAAATTATCAGGCAATACCCACCAGGTCTTAACGGGGGTTGCCATTTTATTTCAAGAAGAGAAAATTGTGTTTTATGAACAGACAGATGTAACTTTCTGGCCAATTTCAGAAGAAGAAATTGAAGATTACATTGATACTGAGGAGCCGATGGATAAAGCAGGATCATATGGAATTCAAGAGCTCGGTTCGTTATTTGTAAAAGAAATAAAAGGCGACTACTTTTCTGTTGTCGGATTGCCTGTTGCTCGTACAATCAGAGAGCTGAAGAAGGCAGGGTTTTCACTTAAATAA
- a CDS encoding M50 family metallopeptidase has protein sequence MTKYLSVLLHIHIHPILWLIMGISIMTAHFQSLLILLSIILIHELGHAMTARHFNWRLKSIVLLPFGGVAEVEEHGNRPLKEELLTIAAGPLQHIPLQGAAYLLQASGLFSYETYQLFTFYNVMILLFNLLPIWPLDGGKLLFLLVSMKRSYQDAHQTMLLVSAMCLGLYLLIFLVFYPQQLNVWVIGGFLIYSIYMEYKHRSFVSMRFLLERYYGNQQDPGTLKPIIVDEGESIYQTLLKFRRGCKHPIIVERNGKKLFELDENELLHAFFADKRTQSTVGELNYDY, from the coding sequence TTGACTAAATATTTATCTGTTTTACTGCACATTCATATTCACCCTATTCTGTGGTTAATCATGGGGATTTCGATTATGACGGCTCATTTTCAGTCACTGCTGATCCTGCTGTCGATTATTCTCATTCATGAACTGGGCCATGCCATGACAGCCAGACATTTCAACTGGCGCCTGAAATCCATTGTTCTCCTGCCTTTTGGGGGTGTGGCTGAAGTGGAGGAGCACGGCAATAGACCATTGAAGGAAGAGCTGCTGACGATTGCTGCCGGTCCCCTGCAGCATATTCCTCTTCAGGGAGCAGCTTATCTTTTACAGGCTTCAGGATTATTTAGTTATGAGACGTATCAGCTCTTCACCTTTTATAATGTCATGATTCTCTTGTTCAATCTGTTGCCTATCTGGCCGCTTGACGGAGGGAAATTGCTGTTTTTGCTTGTGTCCATGAAACGGTCTTATCAGGATGCACACCAGACAATGCTTTTGGTTTCTGCTATGTGCTTAGGTCTGTATCTGCTCATTTTTCTTGTTTTTTACCCGCAGCAGCTTAACGTGTGGGTAATCGGGGGTTTCCTTATTTATTCCATATATATGGAATATAAACACCGCAGTTTTGTGAGCATGAGGTTTTTGCTCGAGAGGTATTATGGAAACCAGCAGGATCCAGGGACCTTAAAGCCGATTATTGTAGATGAAGGAGAGTCCATCTATCAAACGCTGCTGAAATTCAGAAGAGGGTGCAAGCACCCTATTATTGTTGAACGAAATGGAAAAAAGCTGTTTGAGCTGGATGAAAATGAGCTTCTTCATGCCTTTTTTGCTGATAAGCGAACACAGTCGACTGTCGGCGAGCTGAATTATGATTATTGA
- the minC gene encoding septum site-determining protein MinC yields MKAQKQQFVTIKGTKDGLTLHLDDSCSFEELLNELEQMLSLKQYIHEDGPYITVNVKAGNRLLHKKQQDQIEAVIQKKRNLVVETFESNVVTKDHALQMKKEAEVVSVAKMIRSGQVLKVEGDLLLIGDVNPGGTVIARGNIFIMGTLRGIAHAGYNGNKSAVIAASVMKPSQIRICDIVNRAPDYIQTEKHEMECAYIDENESIIIDRLQQLTHLRPNLTRFEGGI; encoded by the coding sequence ATGAAGGCTCAGAAACAGCAATTTGTCACAATAAAAGGTACAAAAGATGGATTAACGCTGCATCTCGATGATTCATGTTCTTTTGAAGAGCTGCTGAATGAACTTGAGCAAATGTTGTCCTTAAAGCAATACATTCATGAAGATGGGCCATATATCACCGTTAACGTCAAAGCGGGTAACCGTCTGCTTCATAAAAAACAGCAGGATCAAATTGAAGCTGTTATACAAAAAAAACGAAATCTGGTTGTTGAAACATTTGAAAGCAATGTTGTTACAAAGGATCATGCCCTGCAAATGAAAAAAGAAGCAGAAGTGGTCTCTGTTGCTAAAATGATTCGCTCCGGACAGGTTCTTAAAGTTGAAGGCGATTTGCTCCTGATCGGAGATGTTAACCCGGGAGGCACTGTTATTGCCCGCGGAAACATCTTTATTATGGGGACGCTTAGAGGCATTGCGCATGCTGGATATAACGGGAACAAATCTGCTGTCATCGCCGCATCGGTGATGAAGCCGTCGCAAATCAGAATTTGTGACATCGTAAACCGTGCCCCTGATTATATTCAGACAGAAAAGCACGAGATGGAATGTGCTTACATAGATGAAAATGAATCTATCATCATTGATCGACTTCAGCAGTTGACTCATTTACGACCTAACTTGACAAGGTTTGAAGGGGGAATTTGA
- a CDS encoding Rne/Rng family ribonuclease — MRTLVLNAKGSQNRCVLLEGNLVQEIHIHHINETAGSIYAGRVLNVLQGMQAAFIDIGEEKNGYLSVNDLPPELKSAKLREGQQILVQVAKEATEHKGPKLTANLEFGGQYLVYMPTSGYTAVSKKIEDPSERERLQFIGSHFCEENEGLVFRTAASGQTEETLHKEFCYLKKKYAALLHANTKAPALLTEGTPFFDRIIREINPDTLHQIVCDDSDLARDLKSRYETLEVLFHQSKQPVFDAYKIEQEIEKALKRIVWLKNGAYLVIDQTEALTAIDVNTGKFSGKSSLQDTVIKTNLEAAREAARQIRLRNLSGMIIIDFIDMPRQEDRQAILHEMLRESKSDRVQTRMLGFSQMNIFQMTRKRVRPDLASLITCHCPFCSGTGHVLSPETIAFKIERELWELQYMEQEAALIELPSDAAVAFRGKNDEHLKRLEKALHFEIFLTEKTEWSDQYQIVQLGDREMIQRLIKNKDKI, encoded by the coding sequence TTGCGTACGTTAGTTTTAAATGCAAAAGGCAGTCAAAATCGCTGCGTGCTGCTTGAAGGAAATCTTGTTCAAGAAATTCACATCCACCATATAAATGAAACGGCCGGCAGCATTTATGCGGGCCGTGTTTTGAATGTTCTTCAGGGAATGCAGGCTGCATTCATCGATATCGGGGAGGAAAAGAACGGATATCTTTCAGTAAATGATCTCCCTCCTGAATTAAAGTCAGCCAAGCTTAGAGAAGGACAGCAGATTTTGGTTCAGGTTGCAAAAGAAGCAACTGAACATAAGGGGCCAAAACTGACAGCAAACCTTGAATTTGGCGGACAATATCTCGTATATATGCCGACTTCCGGCTATACCGCTGTTTCAAAAAAAATAGAGGATCCATCTGAAAGGGAGCGGCTCCAATTCATTGGATCTCATTTTTGCGAAGAAAATGAAGGACTTGTTTTCAGGACTGCTGCAAGCGGACAGACAGAAGAAACCCTGCATAAAGAATTTTGTTATTTGAAGAAAAAATATGCGGCTTTGCTTCATGCAAATACGAAGGCTCCTGCTCTTTTAACAGAAGGCACGCCTTTCTTTGACCGGATAATACGGGAAATCAATCCTGATACGCTTCATCAGATCGTTTGTGATGACAGCGATCTTGCGCGGGATTTGAAAAGCAGGTATGAGACCCTGGAAGTGCTTTTTCATCAATCAAAACAGCCTGTTTTTGATGCGTACAAAATTGAACAGGAAATAGAAAAAGCGCTGAAACGGATTGTCTGGCTGAAAAATGGCGCCTACTTGGTTATTGATCAGACAGAAGCATTAACAGCTATTGATGTGAATACAGGAAAATTTTCTGGGAAGTCCTCCCTGCAGGATACGGTGATAAAGACGAATTTAGAAGCGGCTAGAGAAGCAGCAAGACAGATCAGACTGCGCAATTTGAGCGGAATGATTATCATTGATTTCATTGATATGCCCCGGCAGGAGGACAGGCAGGCCATCTTGCATGAAATGCTCAGGGAATCAAAGAGTGACAGAGTTCAAACTAGAATGCTCGGTTTTTCCCAAATGAACATTTTTCAAATGACCCGAAAACGCGTGCGTCCCGATTTGGCATCGCTTATCACGTGTCATTGTCCGTTCTGCAGCGGGACAGGACACGTGCTGTCGCCTGAAACAATCGCTTTTAAAATTGAACGGGAGTTATGGGAACTGCAGTACATGGAGCAAGAGGCTGCTTTAATAGAACTTCCTTCTGATGCTGCAGTAGCATTCAGAGGCAAAAATGATGAGCATCTTAAACGGTTAGAAAAGGCCCTGCACTTTGAGATCTTTTTGACAGAGAAGACAGAATGGAGCGATCAATATCAAATTGTGCAGCTTGGAGACCGCGAAATGATTCAACGCCTAATAAAAAATAAAGATAAAATATAA
- a CDS encoding type IV pilin protein codes for MFKKVLKNERGLTLIELIEVVVILGIIAANAVPGIGNVIQNSCEDAGKAEAANILNVARLYSSTDEVRADGILEDGDLGGNLENVNFIVDFSVKANLNSMTLSGNANVNDGTITFTNSTLEAISNLDDIDNPPNTISVYG; via the coding sequence ATGTTTAAAAAGGTGTTAAAGAACGAACGAGGATTAACCCTGATCGAGCTTATTGAGGTTGTTGTTATTTTGGGGATTATCGCTGCTAATGCTGTGCCTGGTATTGGGAATGTAATACAAAATTCGTGCGAAGATGCAGGTAAAGCTGAAGCTGCAAATATATTAAATGTTGCAAGACTATATTCTTCTACTGATGAAGTTCGAGCTGATGGAATCTTAGAAGATGGTGACCTGGGAGGTAATTTGGAAAACGTAAATTTCATAGTGGATTTTTCTGTAAAAGCAAATTTAAATTCAATGACTTTATCAGGTAATGCAAATGTAAATGACGGAACAATTACATTTACTAACAGTACATTAGAAGCTATTAGTAACCTTGATGATATAGATAATCCACCTAATACAATTTCTGTATATGGATAA